The proteins below come from a single Papaver somniferum cultivar HN1 chromosome 11, ASM357369v1, whole genome shotgun sequence genomic window:
- the LOC113321615 gene encoding loricrin-like — MMDFYSRPISKRTRSLKAAYYKQQYEQKKINLASSSGGGGSGVPGCSSKKGASSSECGNNKGSELGGGSGNCTAGPGPCNGVRKGASSSGSGDNSKDNELGIDGGGSLTAALSSSGRKGNSSNECGNNNKGSEMGGGSCGGGSCAADPSSKGGKVSFARDCSTNKDKESGVGGVGRPTAAISSDGNCVQEGILQVGNEPRLGKRKKVFVLLDDGDENEEEETEKWDGETEK; from the coding sequence ATGATGGATTTCTACTCTAGGCCAATATCGAAGAGAACACGGTCACTAAAAGCTGCATACTATAAACAACAATATGAacagaaaaagataaatctagcTAGTAgcagcggtggtggtggttctggtgtTCCTGGTTGTAGTAGTAAGAAGGGGGCTTCTTCTAGTGAATGTGGTAACAACAAGGGTAGTGAACTGGGAGGTGGTAGTGGGAATTGTACTGCTGGTCCTGGTCCTTGTAATGGTGTTAGAAAGGGTGCTTCTTCTAGTGGATCTGGTGACAACAGCAAGGATAATGAATTGGGAATTGATGGTGGTGGGAGTTTAACTGCTGCTCTCAGTAGTAGTGGTAGGAAGGGGAATTCCTCTAATGAATGTGGTAACAACAACAAGGGTTCTGAAATGGGAGGTGGCAGTTGTGGTGGTGGGAGTTGTGCTGCTGATCCTAGTAGTAAGGGTGGAAAGGTTTCATTCGCAAGGGATTGTAGTACCAACAAGGATAAAGAATCAGGAGTCGGTGGTGTTGGGAGACCTACTGCTGCTATTAGTAGTGATGGTAATTGTGTGCAAGAAGGCATTCTACAGGTGGGAAATGAGCCTAGATTAGGGAAACGTAAGAAAGTGTTTGTTCTGCTAGATGATGGAGATGAAAACGAAGAAGAGGAGACGGAGAAATGGGATGGAGAGACAGAAAAGTGA